From Lepisosteus oculatus isolate fLepOcu1 chromosome 8, fLepOcu1.hap2, whole genome shotgun sequence, one genomic window encodes:
- the LOC102687837 gene encoding NADH dehydrogenase [ubiquinone] 1 beta subcomplex subunit 1 isoform X2 → MVNLVNMLREHWVNVLVPLGFVIGIYMDRRNDEKLTAFRNKSMLYKRELKPGEVTWK, encoded by the exons ATGGTGAACTTGGTGAATATGTTACGAGAGCACTGGGTCAACGTTCTCGTCCCCCTTGGCTTTGTGATTGGGATTTATATGGACAGAAGGAATGATGAGAAACTCACAGCTTTTAGAAACAAGAGCATGTTGTACAAGAG GGAACTGAAACCAGGGGAAGTGACCTGGAAGTAA
- the LOC102687837 gene encoding NADH dehydrogenase [ubiquinone] 1 beta subcomplex subunit 1 isoform X1 translates to MCLIVVLRIQAFIRCTMVNLVNMLREHWVNVLVPLGFVIGIYMDRRNDEKLTAFRNKSMLYKRELKPGEVTWK, encoded by the exons ATGTGCTTGATCGTGGTTCTCAGAATACAGGCATTTATCAGAT GCACCATGGTGAACTTGGTGAATATGTTACGAGAGCACTGGGTCAACGTTCTCGTCCCCCTTGGCTTTGTGATTGGGATTTATATGGACAGAAGGAATGATGAGAAACTCACAGCTTTTAGAAACAAGAGCATGTTGTACAAGAG GGAACTGAAACCAGGGGAAGTGACCTGGAAGTAA